CGTGCAAGCTTTCCCAGGCTACAGGCAATCGATGCCATTCGAGACTCTATTACCGACTGTAAAGTAGGGGAAAACTTTTAGGCTTATTCCAAGTATATAGGCTAAGCAATTAGTGCAAGTACATTGCCGTAGACGTAACCAGCCGCTGTAGACGCTCCAGCGGCTGGGGACGCTCGAAGTAAAAACCTTGATAGTATTCACAACCAAGAGATTTAAGGCTGTTCAATTCGGTTTCAGATTCAACACCTTCGGCAATAACCGCTAAACCCAAACTATTGCCGAGCGCAATTATCGTTTCGACGATGGCTCGATTGCCCACATCTTTATCCATATTGCGGACGAAACTCTGATCAATTTTCAGCGTAGAAATTGGAAACCGGTTCAAATAAGCTAACGACGAATAGCCAGTACCAAAGTCATCAACAGATATGCGCACCCCCAAATTACGCAAGCGGTGCATTTTGCTTGCTGTCTCAGACATATTCTTAACCAGCGTGCTTTCCGTTAATTCTATTTCGAGCAAGGCCGGATCAACGCCTGTGCGTGAAATCACCTCAAATAATTCATCCACAAATCCAGACTGATTAAATTGTAGTGCGCTCACATTTACCGCGATACAGTCAAAATGCTCGGGTAACCCATGGCGCTGTAGTTGTTTAATATCCTCACAAACACGACGAATGACCCAGCGGCCGATTTCCAGCATTAGGCCGGTATCTTCCGCTACCGAAATAAAAACGGCCGGCGAGCAAATCGCCCTATTTGAGTGATTCCAGCGAATCAATGCTTCGGCGCCAACACATTCGCCCGAATCACAAAACTGTGGCTGATAGTGCAACGTGAAATCACTAAAATCTTTAATCGCCGCCTGAAGCTCCTTTTCTATTTCCAGGCGACGCTCAATCTCTCGGGACATTTCTTCATTATAGAAAGCGGAAGAATTAGGGCCTTGGGATTTCGCAATATACATCGCACTGTCGGCGTTTCTGAGCACGATATCTGCCGAACTGCACTTACCTGGAAAAACATCAATACCTACACTCGGGGTAATGTGGAGCATATGCCCATTTGCCAGTACCGGTATAGAAAAGGCGTCTCGTAATTTACCCAGTACACAATGGATCGTTTCTTCTATATCGGTATTTCCCTGTCCAGAAATCAACAACACAAATTCATCACCCGCCAAGCGAGCAACAACGTCCCGATCGAATACGAGCGTTTGCAATATACGTGCAACCGCCACTAGCAGCGCATCGCCGGTTGAATGCCCTAAGGAATCGTTAACAGATTTAAAACGATCAAGATCAATAAACAACAACGCACTCCGAATACCGTAGTCTTGACAGAGAACAATCTCATCTTCCAGCTTTTTTAATACAAACCGACGATTGGGTAGCTGCGTGAGCTCATCGTGATACAACTGAAAGCGTACTTTTTTCTCTGCCCTTTCTCGAGCCTCTATTGCCAGCAACAACTGCTCGTGCTCAATCGACGCCTGACAGCTAATTGCCAACCGTTGAAATATCGGCCGTAACAATTGCAACACAGCGTCAGCCAGTGGTTTGTCCATTCTATGGAGTACCACAACACCAAAATTTGCAAGGTTATAGTAATGAAGAACCTTACCGTAATCTAATTGCGCTTCAGTAACAAAGTTACCGTTATCTCTTTCCGTTTTTTCAAAATAAGCATTAAGGCTAAGCGGTTGCTGTAACTGCTTTCTGTGGGGGGTGCTCAAAAAAGGTGTGACGAAACTATCCGGTAAAATATTGGTACACTGCACAGCATTGTTAGCATCTAGATATAGGTAAAAATGCAATTCCGCAATACCCAGTCGACGAATACAGGTTCTAGAAAAATGCTCAAGCATCGGCCTCAACAATAACTGCCGGCCAATGGCCATACCTAATTCATGCTGAATAGAGATTAAACTGAGCGCATCGTTGTTAGTCGTCATTTGACTTTTTTACTCGAATTTAAAACTATTATTCATAGTGAAGCGCGGAAACAAGGCCTATACGTCTCTCAAGAAAATAACGCTATCACCGTAGACTTATTCAACAATTGAAACGGGCCATGACGGGATTGGCCAATCTCCCCCAATGTTAGCGCGCCTATCACCTCGGTACTTTTATTTAAATGGCCAACAATGGCTTCCAATTCTCGATTGAATTCATTTGCTAAAAATAAGCTGCGGCTAATACAGTCAAATACCAGTGCGGTTTGCCGCTCTTCCACAGGCTTAACATCCGCAGATATGCCGCTGGCGACCAGCGCTTCTTTAGCCGCCCCGGCCGAGGCCGCCACCAGGCTTTCGCATACCCCCTCCAGTAAATAGACGGTTGAATTAACCGGCACATCCCCCACACAAACCAATGAGGTGCCATCGAGCTTAAGGGGGTCTCGCACCAAGATATCGCCATCAACACTCGCAATACCCAGGGGGTAAGTTTTGGCAATATCAAAAAACGCATGAGTAGAAAAGCGCATGCCCGCATGCGCTTCAACAACCTTGCGATATACGTCGAATGCTGGCTGGTAATTCAGATACTCTAACGTATTGCCGTGGGCACCGGTAACCAAGAAAGGCCCCTCTAACGTCTGCCAACCATGGCTCACCCCCGCCGCATAGCGCCGCTTAGTAGCGACAATAAGCGCAGCATCTTCAAGCATGCCTTTATTACTAAACAAGCAGGGCTTCTGAATAAAATCAAGCGAACCGGCACCGCCACCCACCGGTTTACAGTCGCCACCCACCGAGGAATACAGCTCCTCTACCAATCGCTCGATATTGCTCGCCAATCCATCGGGCAACACAATCAGCGAAGGGAAGGCTTCCAGTGACGCCTGCATAGCGGCTACTTGTTCGGTAACGGCCGCTTCATCACGACTGAGCTGCTCGATAGTAAACACCTCAAAATGCCCCTTTAACCCCAATACCAACGTGCCACTATCTAGCGCCTCGGCGCCTCGAATTAGCTTTGGAAAAACACCACCAAAAAGGGGGATTCCGACACCGGTAAGAGCCGGATCAGCTAGGGACGGGGTCCAGTTGTCTGCATCACAGGCAAGAATGCACAAAGCATCCGCTCCTGCAGCCGTCACCCGAGCGATTGAGTGTGCCAAAGCGTTCGTTTCAGGGACTTCACAAACCTCAAGCGCACACACCAACGTCATGGAGTTAAATTCACTCTTAAATGATATAAGTATAAGTGAAAATTTATTTTCTGCCGCTAGCAATAAGCGCTAGGTCTGAGACAATAGCGATTCAATCAATGATGGGTGTGTTTATGGACGTTAAAGCAGCACTACAACAACGAAAATCTGTTAGAGCCTTTCTCAACAAGCCCGTCGAAACCCAAACTATACACCGTATTCTGGACGCAGCCCGGCATGCGCCCTCTGGTACCAATGCACAGCCTTGGCAGGTTGCCGTTGTCAGTGGTAAAAAAAAGAAGGCGCTAGAGGAAAAACTGATAACCGCTTTCCAGTGTGGAGACGAGGAGAAAATGGACTACCTCTATTACCCGCTGGAATGGATAGAACCCTATCGCTCACGTCGACGCGCTTGCGGCCTACAACTCTATACTGCACTCAATATTACCCGTGCAGAGAAGGATCGCCAGCGCGCGCAATGGCAAGCCAACTACACAGCTTTTGAGGCACCCATTGTGCTGTACTTTTTTATCGATCCGGCGATGAAAACAGGCTCGTTTATGGACTACGGCATGTTTTTACAGTCCATAATGCTCTCCGCAGTTGAAGAAGGGCTAGCAACCTGCCCCCAGGCTGCACTGGGGCAATACCCGGAAATCGTCAAGAAAGAACTACGTTATGAAGGTATGACGTTGGTATGCGGCATGGCCGTGGGCTACGAAGACAAAGGCGCACTGGTTAACAGTTATCGCACACCGCGAGAGCCAGTAGAGGTTTTTACCCGTTTTATTGACTGATCCTAGGCCATTGCTAGCACTGATCGCCTAAACTGTGGTCAAATAGTTGCCCAAAAAATAATTAGCTCAACCACAATGCATATATTGCGCCTAACAATACTTGCCTGCACCAGTCTACTACTGGCGGCCTGTGGTGGAGGAAATTCAGAGAACCCGTTAGACGCGGCCGTGTTAACACCCAATCTGGAATCAGTCGAACAATGTGCCCGCAGCGATATAGAGTCCATTCTCAGTAGCCGACTCGCATCAGCTTCTACCGACACCGACTTTACCTTTTATCTGGAAAGCAGCGACGGCCAAGCATTCAGTTACAGCCGTGGCAATGCCGACCTCACGCGTAGCTACGAATCGGCATCCACATCAAAGTGGGTTAGTGCCGCCATCATTCTTCAAGTGGTAGATCGCGGCTTAATGGCCCTGGACGACCATCCACAGGACTATCTGCCGAAAAGCGTATGGGATCTACCAGAAGACAGTGTGCTTAAAGATATTACCTTGGCCCAACTCTTAAGTTTTACCTCAGGGCTAGACCAACCGCAGCTATGCGATAATTTACCCAATGCCGATTTTTTCCAGTGCGTTAGTAATATTGCCGACGACCATTTGCAATCGACAAATTTACCCGGCGGCATTTTTCATTACGGCAGCAATCACTTGCAGGTTGCCGGCGCTATGGCCGTTGAGGCAGGTGGTTACAGTAGTTGGCTAGAGTTATTCGACGAATTTAAAGCCGTAACTGGGCTGTTCCCTTCATCTCATTACAGCCTGCCATCACAGAATAATCCGCGCTTGGCTGGCGGTATGACTTGGACGGCCACCGACTATATCGACTTCATTCGCGCCTTCCGCGATGCCGATTTTTACAGTTCAACAGCCCCGGTTGAGCAAGCTACCAGCGATCAAATTGTGGGCGCTGTGATCAGTAACTCTCCCGCGATGAGCGGCATTAGCGAAGACTGGCACTACGGTTTTGGCCTGTGGATTGAATGCCACGAATCATCGTTTAACAGTACCTGTGCGGAAACTCCCACAGTCTCCAGCCCCGGCGCCTATGGCGCTTACCCTTTCCTAAACACGTCTAACGGCGCCTTCGGTCTTATTGCCCGCCAGGGGCAGTTGGGTAGCTTTCGTGAAGGTTACGCCCTGCTGGATGGTGTGCGTGACCTAGTGGATAACTGGGCAGAGTGCCAGTAAAAATAAAACTCTCTTCACTGGTAACACCAGCGAAACACTGCATTACGGCAGGCTGGAGCGCCCTTCAACCTCATGTAAAACCCATACTCACCTCGGCTTAGTGATGCGCGTAAACAATTCTGTCTTGCCATCTTTTCGTAACAACCGTACATCGTAGGGTTCAAATTTATCCCCCATTTCCATCCCCGGGCTGCCTATAGGCATACCCGCTACGGCCAAGCCCATAGCATTGGCTGGCTTCTCCGCGAGAAAACGTTGAATGACATAAGCGGGTATATGGCCTTCAAAAATATAGCCTTGGCGGGAAACGGCCGTGTGGCAAGATTGGTATTCACTGGAGATATTCCAGCTCTGCTTAACCGCAACCAAGTCTTCTGGGTGTTCGACTTTTGACGTGAAGCCGGCTTCTTGCATATGCGCAACCCAATCGGCGCAACAGCCACAAGAGGCACTTTTGTACACCAGCAGGTCGACATCCGTTGGTGCCTGCTGAAAGTCCCCACTGTTAGCTGCCATTGGTACTGGCGCTTCATCCACCGGTTGCGTTTCTACACCTTTGGAGCAGGACAAAACGCCAAGCAATAACATAATGACAAACAAACTTTTCATAAGCTTCTCCAGTAGATACCCGAGGGAAATCGGTGATGGGGAGTATTCAGTTGCTATCCGTTACGTCATCGCACAGCAGCCCTGCAACAGTCTAGGCGAAAACATGCAGGAGCAGTCACTCTATTGCGACTTTTCCAGCGTAAATTCTCTATAGCGCAATGGCTAGCTATTAGTCGTTCCAACGAGACCAGCCGCTATGCTGTTAGCACCCCCGCGTCGTAATCACGCACGGCCTGCTGAATTTCTTCAACCGTATTCATTACGAAAGGACCGTGCTGCACAATAGTTTCTTTTATTGGCTTACCCGCAAGTACAATAAAACGCGCTTGATGTTCCCCGTTATTGGTCACCAAAAGATCGCCTTCGGGGTTAAATCGGCTAAGCATCTGGCTTTTGGTTTTTACTGCTTTTCTGCCGAGCAACAACTCCTCTCCTTCATACACATACACGAGTAGGTTATACCCTTCTGCAACGGGCATTGTGACCTCTGAATTAGACTGAAGATGAACATCCAAAAACAGTGCGTCAGTATCGGGGACAGTGAAGTAGCCTTGAATTTGCTGCCCGTCAATACAGGCCTCACCCGCAATAGCTTTAACGAACAGTTTATTCAATTGGTAAGCAGGGATCTCGTTTCCAGGCACATCTTCATAGTAAGCTGGTTTCATTTTTTGCGCTGCTGGTAGATTCACCCACAGCTGGAAGCCGCGCATCTTACCTTCGGTTTGTTTTGGCATTTCAGAATGAATAACACCTCGCCCCGCTGTCATCCACTGCACATCACTGTCATTTAACAAACCGACATTACCCATATGATCACGATGCTCCATTTTGCCCTGGAGCATATAGGTTACCGTTTCGAAACCGCGATGCGGATGAGAGGGGAAGCCACCGATATAGTCGCTGGCTTCTTCGGAGCCAAATTCGTCCAGCATTAAAAACGGGTCAAAACGTTGTGGACGGCTTCCACCAAATACCCGTAACAAGTTCACCCCCGCACCATCAGAGGCAGGCTGCCCATGTATTTGTTCTACCACTTCTCGAATAACGTTGCCGGTCATTACGCTACCTCATGCTCAGTTATTAATTTCACCTGTTTGGCAATTTGCAGTTGCGCATCAGCGATAGCCTGCTCACGGCTGTCACCGGATTTATTTAAACCTTCGGCGTAAATGAACGCTATATTTTTAAGGCCAATAAATCCCAAAAAAGTTTTCAAAAATGCTGTCTGGCTGTCGGCGGGAGTGCCCTGATAATTTCCCCCGCGAGTCAAAAGAACAAAAACCTTTTTTTCGCCCCCCAAACCAACGGGGCCGTTATCGGTATATTTGAAAGTAGCGCCGGCTCGCGCTATGTGGTCAAACCAGGCCTTAAGGGTAGACGGCACGCCGAAGTTATACATCGGTATGCCCAGCACCAAGATATCCGCCGCTAAATATTCGGCTATCAGTGCATCAGCGAGTTCGGCCTTGCCTTCACCAATCGACTTGAGTGTAACGGCATCCAAATGGGGAATGGGGGTTTCTCCCAGCTCGTGGTGGACAACCTCCAGCCCTCCGAGTTGCTCGCCAAGCTGGGTCATTAGGTTTTGTCCTAACTGATGTGAAACACTGTTGGCCGGAAAAATACTGGAATCAATGTGCAATACCTTGGTACTCATAAATCTACTCCTTTGCCTGCTTACGTATATAAACCACGGTGGTTTCAAACAATGAAGCCAGTATAAATCTTAATATTTGATTGAATGTACGCTATATTTGCATCAATTGATCAACTTTTTTAACCAATTATGAAAATCACATTAGAACAGTGGCAGACCTTTAAAACCGTCATCGACGAGGGATCCTTCGCCAAAGCCGCCGAGGCGCTGAACAAAAGTCAATCCAGTGTCAGCTATATAGTCGCCCGTCTTCAGGAGCAATTACCTGTACCCCCGCTGGTACAGCGCGGCCGTAAAGCCGAGCTCACGGAAGCCGGTAAAGTGCTCTATCGACACGCCGCCAGCCTGCTTCAGGAAGCGGAGCAACTGGAAAAAACCGCCGCTTACCTGGCCAGCGGCTGGGAAGCCGAAGTTGCAGTCGCCGCCGATGCACTCACACCCACAGCCGCACTGTTATGTGGTTTACAGGCTTTTTCAAGCCT
The Teredinibacter franksiae DNA segment above includes these coding regions:
- a CDS encoding putative bifunctional diguanylate cyclase/phosphodiesterase, which produces MTTNNDALSLISIQHELGMAIGRQLLLRPMLEHFSRTCIRRLGIAELHFYLYLDANNAVQCTNILPDSFVTPFLSTPHRKQLQQPLSLNAYFEKTERDNGNFVTEAQLDYGKVLHYYNLANFGVVVLHRMDKPLADAVLQLLRPIFQRLAISCQASIEHEQLLLAIEARERAEKKVRFQLYHDELTQLPNRRFVLKKLEDEIVLCQDYGIRSALLFIDLDRFKSVNDSLGHSTGDALLVAVARILQTLVFDRDVVARLAGDEFVLLISGQGNTDIEETIHCVLGKLRDAFSIPVLANGHMLHITPSVGIDVFPGKCSSADIVLRNADSAMYIAKSQGPNSSAFYNEEMSREIERRLEIEKELQAAIKDFSDFTLHYQPQFCDSGECVGAEALIRWNHSNRAICSPAVFISVAEDTGLMLEIGRWVIRRVCEDIKQLQRHGLPEHFDCIAVNVSALQFNQSGFVDELFEVISRTGVDPALLEIELTESTLVKNMSETASKMHRLRNLGVRISVDDFGTGYSSLAYLNRFPISTLKIDQSFVRNMDKDVGNRAIVETIIALGNSLGLAVIAEGVESETELNSLKSLGCEYYQGFYFERPQPLERLQRLVTSTAMYLH
- a CDS encoding FIST signal transduction protein, whose product is MTLVCALEVCEVPETNALAHSIARVTAAGADALCILACDADNWTPSLADPALTGVGIPLFGGVFPKLIRGAEALDSGTLVLGLKGHFEVFTIEQLSRDEAAVTEQVAAMQASLEAFPSLIVLPDGLASNIERLVEELYSSVGGDCKPVGGGAGSLDFIQKPCLFSNKGMLEDAALIVATKRRYAAGVSHGWQTLEGPFLVTGAHGNTLEYLNYQPAFDVYRKVVEAHAGMRFSTHAFFDIAKTYPLGIASVDGDILVRDPLKLDGTSLVCVGDVPVNSTVYLLEGVCESLVAASAGAAKEALVASGISADVKPVEERQTALVFDCISRSLFLANEFNRELEAIVGHLNKSTEVIGALTLGEIGQSRHGPFQLLNKSTVIALFS
- a CDS encoding nitroreductase — its product is MDVKAALQQRKSVRAFLNKPVETQTIHRILDAARHAPSGTNAQPWQVAVVSGKKKKALEEKLITAFQCGDEEKMDYLYYPLEWIEPYRSRRRACGLQLYTALNITRAEKDRQRAQWQANYTAFEAPIVLYFFIDPAMKTGSFMDYGMFLQSIMLSAVEEGLATCPQAALGQYPEIVKKELRYEGMTLVCGMAVGYEDKGALVNSYRTPREPVEVFTRFID
- a CDS encoding serine hydrolase domain-containing protein, translated to MHILRLTILACTSLLLAACGGGNSENPLDAAVLTPNLESVEQCARSDIESILSSRLASASTDTDFTFYLESSDGQAFSYSRGNADLTRSYESASTSKWVSAAIILQVVDRGLMALDDHPQDYLPKSVWDLPEDSVLKDITLAQLLSFTSGLDQPQLCDNLPNADFFQCVSNIADDHLQSTNLPGGIFHYGSNHLQVAGAMAVEAGGYSSWLELFDEFKAVTGLFPSSHYSLPSQNNPRLAGGMTWTATDYIDFIRAFRDADFYSSTAPVEQATSDQIVGAVISNSPAMSGISEDWHYGFGLWIECHESSFNSTCAETPTVSSPGAYGAYPFLNTSNGAFGLIARQGQLGSFREGYALLDGVRDLVDNWAECQ
- a CDS encoding DUF411 domain-containing protein — its product is MKSLFVIMLLLGVLSCSKGVETQPVDEAPVPMAANSGDFQQAPTDVDLLVYKSASCGCCADWVAHMQEAGFTSKVEHPEDLVAVKQSWNISSEYQSCHTAVSRQGYIFEGHIPAYVIQRFLAEKPANAMGLAVAGMPIGSPGMEMGDKFEPYDVRLLRKDGKTELFTRITKPR
- a CDS encoding pirin family protein, which encodes MREVVEQIHGQPASDGAGVNLLRVFGGSRPQRFDPFLMLDEFGSEEASDYIGGFPSHPHRGFETVTYMLQGKMEHRDHMGNVGLLNDSDVQWMTAGRGVIHSEMPKQTEGKMRGFQLWVNLPAAQKMKPAYYEDVPGNEIPAYQLNKLFVKAIAGEACIDGQQIQGYFTVPDTDALFLDVHLQSNSEVTMPVAEGYNLLVYVYEGEELLLGRKAVKTKSQMLSRFNPEGDLLVTNNGEHQARFIVLAGKPIKETIVQHGPFVMNTVEEIQQAVRDYDAGVLTA
- a CDS encoding FMN-dependent NADH-azoreductase is translated as MSTKVLHIDSSIFPANSVSHQLGQNLMTQLGEQLGGLEVVHHELGETPIPHLDAVTLKSIGEGKAELADALIAEYLAADILVLGIPMYNFGVPSTLKAWFDHIARAGATFKYTDNGPVGLGGEKKVFVLLTRGGNYQGTPADSQTAFLKTFLGFIGLKNIAFIYAEGLNKSGDSREQAIADAQLQIAKQVKLITEHEVA